DNA sequence from the Centroberyx gerrardi isolate f3 chromosome 22, fCenGer3.hap1.cur.20231027, whole genome shotgun sequence genome:
AGATCGTTGCACTAAGAGAGACCATCATCACCGTAAGATACAAACAAAACTCAAAGCTCAGATCTCTTGAATCACTCCTGCCGTAAAGATTGTTAACTCAGTTTCTGCTCTAAAACATCTAATGAAGTGGACACAGAGGGTGAAAACCTGAAATGTGGGGAGAATAAATGCCTACATGCCTTTGGTGTTTCTTTACCCTCTTGGATTTACCTATAGAGTTATCTAAATTATATCTAAACTAGACTGTCAAATTATCATATGATGAACTCAACACTGTTGTGTGGCTCCAGGTGTCCTGCTGGATTCAGCACCTCATCCCCAAAATAGAAGATGGAAATGACTTTGGGGTTGCAATCCAGGTAAACTACACTTcaaaagacaacacacactgtgtatGAGTAGTAGCACACAGTTTTGTCAAATATTGGattgttaaatgttttatttttttaccacagGAGAAAATCTTGGAGAGAATTGCAGCAGTGAAGACCAAGGTGGACGGCTTTCAGACCAACATCAACAAGTAGGATGGCTTTTAAGTGTAATGGGAGCATCCAGGGTGGGAAATAACACcaaccaccagccaaatgctagTAAATTTGAtctaggtcagtggttctcaacgtggggtccggggaccaccaggggtccttgaggaggttccaggggatccccggcaaattgatgaattattaaacctcagcattatttcatttacaagaaattaacacagttagagaatatagaagaatgactgttttgatcatagtttctctgttatctctctacctacaatacagatagtcatgggattctggacaaaatcatatctaacaataaaaatattctcagatttgggtttgagacaaaatctcatcatatGGGAGtctgtggactaaattagggtccttgatatgaaaaaggttgagaatcactgatctaggtAACCAATCACCTCATTTGGAGATCTTGTTCTATTCAAAAAACCTTGTTGGTAAAAAGGTTAAAGTGGGTGGTGCATGCTGGGACACAGCAGCCACTGTGGCCGGTGGACAGAACATTAGTTAGATCTGTTCCTGTCAGTACAGTGTGACTTATAAAACCATCTGTTGGACTGCAGGTACTtctcagagagaggagatgctgTCGCCAAAGCCTCCAAAGAGACTCATGTGGTAAGTCTGAATGTTTAATGTCttaatgtttttgtctttgagaTCTGTATTAAATGAattgtgaattgaattggaatgacaggaaacagaattgaattccattaaattccacttctaaaagagtgagaaataaaagagagttaaatcaaatacattcaatcataatgtatggattaccattacgtgttctgcatcaaataccagctgaaaggttcctttaacattttatgatattcagtattgataatatataacactatgtggaatctcagatatgtgggaagaaaaaacaaagaaacatgggatttcacagaatttcactgaattaaacttcctgaaattccagttCATTTCCAATTCTGTTccctgtagtgtttttttttttttttctctaattccCACTGATGAgttaattcatgaattgacccaaATCCTGTTGTGAAGATATCTCCAACACATATTCCTGGTATCTTTCTGACCCCTCCTGCTGTAACCTTCTCCCCCAGATGGATTACCGCTCCCTCGTCCACGAGAAGGACGAGGCGATCTACTCCGAGATCAGAGTGATCGTCCTCGACATCCGCGGCTTCTACGTAAGTCAGCCGGCCGATATCGGACATGTTAACTATGCTCCGTCAGACGAGAACATTTACATCACTTCGTCTTTCTGTTCCAATCCGTTTACTCTAGGCTGAACTTTACGATATCATCAACAAGAATCTGGAAAAAGTGACAAATccaaaaggagaggagaagccaTCCATGTACTGaagcaggagggaaggaaggctGCTGTGCTGCAGGTACCACAAGACGGATTCCTCCACCTCCATTCCTCTACTCAGCTGTTTTTCACCTGGTGTGTTTCATATCAAATCTATTTCTGTTCAGTCATGCTGCATGATACTTGTGAATCAGTCATAGAACAAGTTTCAGCTCTGTTTTCTTGTTGAAATCAATAAACACATCCAACATATCAAACTGGATCAAGGTTTTGTCACTGCTGTTCCACTCCTGATTCTGCTGTTGTGTGAGAACACTTGAATTATATTTGACATTAAGTGAGCCAAGCTGTATGACAATgacttttcaaaaacacactACATGATGAAAGAAAGTAACAAAGTGGGTTCTTCAAATTGTGTGAAATTATGTGATTTATTTGTAACAAAAACATCTGTCTTGTAATGTGTCATTTATGCTGCACACGTTTCaaatcctttctttttttttttacacaaatacCCAGCTGGGAAACTTGTTAGAAAAATCTTTTTTCAAACACCAAGAAGGAAGACCAAAAATAAtagtaagaataagaataaaaaaataatcaactAAGGAACATAATGTAGGAAAGGCATGTATCCACAACACAAAACGGTCTCAGCACAACGCTGAGCCTCATTTCATACTTCAGGTCCTTCTCCTCCAGGTATGAGCTACAGGAGATCAGAGAAAACTGTGTAAGTAGAAGAATTCAACACAATCAAAGTTTTGAAAACTTGCTGAGAATTTAAGGTGGTGGCATTTCCAGTGGGGTGTGTTTTGTGCTGGGATTGGGGGGGTTTAAGTTTCTCTAAGATAATTGTCAATTTAGTTGTGAGGCAATGAGGGCAAAATCAGTAGTTTCAGGGGAGACAAAATATAGACATAATTTAACTGGACCTCGTGTTTTTGTGGATGTGTTTAACATGAGCAACAGGTCTTGTGATGGTGTATGGTGTAGGTTAAAGCCTAAAAGCATGAAAGACAATGTAATGGTGCCAAAATATGGAGCATATTTGCGTACCATGGTGATGTTGTTGCCATTGAGAAGGATCTGGTCCAGTTTGGTTATCCTTCTTCCCTCTGGTGTGATTTCACTACATCACAGATGGAAGAAGTAAAAGTTAATAAAACAGACCCAAGTCAGTAGCTGGCTTGAAAAACACTATTTCATGTGTACTTACAATTCTGTCACATCCTCCAACACCATATCTAAAACACCAAGTTAAGGACAAGCTCTGGGACAACTGGAGTAATCATACAATGCATTAAATAGGAGGATCCGTAACAGCAAATTGCGTCATTACATCCTATGTAATGGCAACCTGCACCATAACCTGGGAAGGATACTGACAAAGTCGTCGAAACCCAGCAGGGTGCCGACAATCTCCTTGTCGGTCTTCATGACGATGTGGATCCGAGAGCCGATACATTTGTCCACAAGCTCTggaagataaagagagataaTGGATTTATTTACATACAGCTGCCTAAATAACACTTGGGAAACTTTGGAAGCAATTGAGTCAAACACAATATGTACAACAGTATATAGACTTCCTAAATGTGTACTTTATGATCACAGCCAGCAAAAGGAGCCATTGGTAGCAAAGGCAACGTGTATATACAGCATACTGTAGCTATGAATGCTGTCATGTCTGCCTGCCAGCGtgatgctaacgttagctagcaaaaCAGAGCTAACAGTTGGACGCCGTTCGTAAAAGCCTATCAACGCACGCAGAGTTTTAATATTGACAAATTGTACTTGTTATCTAAAACAGAACATAGTTATTCGTCATTTACGAACCAAGTGGGAGCAACTGTGATGGGTTTGTTGCTGGTGTAGCCGCCATGTTCAACGAACACTGTGAACAGTCAGAAGCAATCGAGAGAAGAACATCAGCGGCCAGGCGAAAGCAATCAAACCTAGAAGCAATCGTCCAAGAGCTATGATGGAGCCGGTCGTGTCAGCTTTGCCATTTGGCAGGGAAAAAACGAGATTAACAAAAGCTATATAGATTAGATCAAACAGAATTAAACAAACAGGATTGGGATGAGTCGATGGATCAGTTTATCCTGTCCTTTCTCAAATTTGTTCCACGTGATGGCGCTGTTTGTGTTGGTCGATACATGACGTAATCCTACGACTGCACCAAAGACATGAAGATAAATTAACTATCAAGATAGTTCACACATCCGAATCCAGTCTATGGAAATCGTACACCTACACCAGGCGGGAAATCATCGCGCACATGCGTACAACTGTCTGAAATTAGAATTAGTAGCTGGCAGGTTAGCCAATTAATGCTCACAACATCTAATTTATACAGGAATATTTATGAATATTCATTACGGACATTAACTAACGCCATACAACGCATGCGCGACACATAACTACCTGCTAAAAAAATGTGTATGCTAATAACGCTATTAGTAACTGAAAGACTATGCTGTTAGGCTAAATCAAATAAgcagaaaaaaagtgacactcaAATTGACTCGCCAAAAAACGTTGTGGTCTAACGGAATTTAGGCGAATGCGGAAGTGGGCGGGAGTGAAACCTCTCGCCTCCTCAgttctcacacactctgactgaACGCGGACGAAGCGGAAGAGAAAATCGGTTTGCTTTGATTGTGTGTTCCTGCTGCTGCGGACCGACGGCGTCGACTCAAGGAAAAGCAGACACTCTTGCTCTGTTTACGTCCGAGGCTGCGAGTGAAAAACAACACACTACTGCCCAAATACCAGCGGGGCATGGAGTCGCAGGGCAAAGAGGAAGCGAAGGGACCGGTACTGCATATCGTTGTGGTCGGATTTCACCACAAAAAGGGCTGTCAGGTAGGTGAAGCTCGAGCGGCATGCTAGCAGCCTGTTAGCGCCAGTTGTTGAACTGTGGCTAATAAGACACGACAGCGAATTTATTCCTTCAACATAACTGAATACCAGTGTGACCCTGCGAGCATTAGACACATTAGAAATGCATTCAACAACCAGTAATGTAAATTACCGCGATAACGTTAAACAGCTGGCGGTTTCTGATCCAGTTGTTGATTAATGAAGCTCAGCTGACAGGTGACATCTTTCCTGTCAGGCTCTTTTTTCATGGGAGTTATGACAGTATTgctttacacaaaacacacaaccgTTGATATTATTCGTTCCCTGCTGCTGTGAAACTGATAAATGCATTGAGAAGTCACTGTAGTTAACATAATTTCCTCTCATTGCGCTGTATTTGCCCTGGGCTCGCATGGTTATGTAATGTGTGCATTGCCAAATTGGACATCTTTCCAGTCTATTCAACATCAAGCAGTGTTTTCATTAGGCTCACACAGCTTGCTCTCTGGTGTGGACATTTGTCTTAACACAGAGGCAGAAGACTtccttgtttgcttgtttatttgttttgaaaacCCAGGCCGACAAACAACCTCTGACTCTGATTATTCCTGCTCCAGAAAGCCCTGCTTAGGTTTCTTTTTAACTGAACTTAATGGAGGGCAGCCCACAGAGAAAGCTGTGTTATTTTCCCTGTAAACCTGTTTTTCAAAGATTAAAGTTTAACTGGGACACCTGTCATTGACAAGTGAAGTAGGTCCTGACAGACATGATGGCCTGTAGTCTTCACCTGGgaattagt
Encoded proteins:
- the lsm5 gene encoding U6 snRNA-associated Sm-like protein LSm5; protein product: MAATPATNPSQLLPLELVDKCIGSRIHIVMKTDKEIVGTLLGFDDFVNMVLEDVTEFEITPEGRRITKLDQILLNGNNITMLIPGGEGPEV
- the psme2 gene encoding proteasome activator complex subunit 2 yields the protein MSKTSVLKISRAGAGKVENFRQSLYHEAENLFSNYIPLKIMLLDGLLKEDALSITDLSSLQAPLEIPIPDPPAPEEEEMETDKNEDDEKKKKKAPKCGFIKGNEKIMKLLDRVKPEIVALRETIITVSCWIQHLIPKIEDGNDFGVAIQEKILERIAAVKTKVDGFQTNINKYFSERGDAVAKASKETHVMDYRSLVHEKDEAIYSEIRVIVLDIRGFYAELYDIINKNLEKVTNPKGEEKPSMY